From one Nilaparvata lugens isolate BPH chromosome 2, ASM1435652v1, whole genome shotgun sequence genomic stretch:
- the LOC120350075 gene encoding beta-alanine-activating enzyme-like, translating into MVYSENVHECMELNLSEKIGMAIEWKYFLKRCVDASPTVIAYQNGATVVSVGSHSGDLVQLDFNSGLLKSSCHLPDRIESSLTVSHCGKYGYIGCYDGYLRCIDLETGQPVLSFASSGMVKSTPILDEKGSIIFGSYDQHLYCISDELQVIWKWKGGGSFYATPCIDKDSNLVFAGLLDGTCVCLEIDKEP; encoded by the exons ATGGTGTATTCGgaaaatgtacatgaatgcATGGAACTAAATTTATCCGAGAAAATTGGGATGGCTATTGAATGGAAGTATTTTCTGAAGAGATGTGTGGATGCGTCTCCGACAGTGATAGCATATCAAAA TGGAGCAACAGTGGTATCAGTAGGCTCTCATTCTGGTGACTTGGTTCAACTTGATTTTAACAGCGGACTTTTGAAATCGTCTTGTCATCTGCCGGATAGGATTGAGTCTTCATTGACTGTATCACATTGTGGGAAATATGGATATATAG gtTGTTATGATGGCTATCTCAGGTGTATAGATCTGGAAACTGGACAACCGGTTCTATCATTTGCTTCCTCTGGAATGGTCAAGAGTACTCCCATATTGGATGAGAAAGGATCAATTATTTTTGGGTCATACGATCAGCATTTGTATTGTATTTCGGATGAACTCCAG GTAATATGGAAATGGAAAGGTGGAGGTAGCTTCTATGCCACACCTTgcatagacaaggatagtaacctAGTATTCGCTGGTCTACTGGATGGAACTTGTGTGTGTCTGGAGATAGATAAGGAGCCTTAA